The sequence below is a genomic window from Plodia interpunctella isolate USDA-ARS_2022_Savannah chromosome 5, ilPloInte3.2, whole genome shotgun sequence.
CCAAGCATCCATCTGTGTGTTGGtaaacaaaaagtatatagactaaaatattactattgaaACATGCAGCCTGAGCTTTATACAcatgttaataattatacaaaagcTTTTCCACGTTTTAGTCGTCCACAAGTTTTAGGTTATATTGGtttggaaaatttaaaatttgccaGGCAACTCCAAAGTAAAAGAGtacattttgatttgaatttgcatATAGATAAATGCATTCACAGACCACCAGACTTGGATGTCAAACTAACAGAATTACTGCGTTTTCTGTTGGAAAATGAGAAAAgacttaatttttgtttggaaACAAATTTGgacaattcaaaatttttctgTTATCGTGGACTTATGACTTGTTTGGCTCTTACTCCTTACGAGAACAAAGATCCTTGGAAGATAGTGGTAATCTTATTTAAAGGcaatatttatctttgtgCAAGAGACACTGAAGAAAGTATTAGGCGGAAAAAGAATATGACagaacatgaaaaaaaatgttcatcaTGGGGATATAAATTTGAACAATTTGTACTAtcaggtatataatttaataaatataaatatgtgataGAGCATATACACATTCAATCCTGgaaacttattattgttttaccaaGAGAGATTTTCTGCAAGCTGCCagaaattttttattaggtaaaaaaaattacaacaaaattctagatcataaaagcttaaatttaaatttatttactactgatttgtaaataaatttaaatttcaagactattaattgataaatgttactaGACTTagataaattcataaattgtTGTATAAATTACGTATTCcgattttgttataatttattttaaagcatGTTTctcatttattgatttttacatACCCATAGTTGATAATACATGAAGGCTtagctttttcttttaacaccaatttatattactcatgttttttacaaataaatgtttctttcTCTGCATTTTCTTTCAGATAAACCTCATTTAGAACCTAATCCTAACATTCCTGTTGATGAAAATGAGGAATTTTCATTAGTGTTTACTACAAAGTTGAATATTCACACTATAGTTTATGGAGCAGAAATGGATGGCATCCATTGTGATTTAACATCAGTACCAACTCCACCTGAACCTGAGGCTGGACCAGAAGCAGTTGTTCAATATTTGTCAAATGCACACTTTGTAGAATTGAAAACCAGCAGACATATAGAATTCCCAAGACAGGAAACAAGCTTTAGGTAGCAGTAAAAGGCAGTTTTTCACTTAAGTGTAAAAGAAGTTAATTTTGCCAGAAAAATAGTACTATGAAAGGTTGagtataaaatgttatctttGTTTTCAGAAGGTTTAAAACAAAGAAGTGGTGGTGTCAATCTTTTCTTGCTGGAATCGACACAATACTATGTGGGTATAGAAATGATGAAGGCATTGTGGAAGAACTGAAAACTTTTCAACTTCGAGACCTTGTGAAAATGTCTGAAGTATGTGCCAGTCactgaaacaattttaattgctacatagtaatataattagcTGCTGTAATTCTGTCTATATAGGTACCATAACAactagaaaagaaaaaaaaatacaacatactTGACAGAGTTATAAGAGTGTAATTCCATGGTCTGcatccaaataaaattaaagaaattagctatgttataaaaatttataaacaaatataacaactaaaaaaaatatttaaatttaactaaaaatatttttgtcactgcAGAGGTTTTGGAATCCCAATGTCTGCTTCAACTTCTTGGACGATTTTTTCACATATGTGAAGAGATGT
It includes:
- the LOC128670011 gene encoding decapping and exoribonuclease protein-like isoform X1, yielding MQPELYTHVNNYTKAFPRFSRPQVLGYIGLENLKFARQLQSKRVHFDLNLHIDKCIHRPPDLDVKLTELLRFLLENEKRLNFCLETNLDNSKFFCYRGLMTCLALTPYENKDPWKIVVILFKGNIYLCARDTEESIRRKKNMTEHEKKCSSWGYKFEQFVLSDKPHLEPNPNIPVDENEEFSLVFTTKLNIHTIVYGAEMDGIHCDLTSVPTPPEPEAGPEAVVQYLSNAHFVELKTSRHIEFPRQETSFRRFKTKKWWCQSFLAGIDTILCGYRNDEGIVEELKTFQLRDLVKMSERFWNPNVCFNFLDDFFTYVKRCLAREIKHKCGEQGLNNLQTLPMISLLLEWSPGNPVRVTGAYNNDDDPILPNWFCDDYGKNRDI
- the LOC128670011 gene encoding decapping and exoribonuclease protein-like isoform X2, with protein sequence MQPELYTHVNNYTKAFPRFSRPQVLGYIGLENLKFARQLQSKRVHFDLNLHIDKCIHRPPDLDVKLTELLRFLLENEKRLNFCLETNLDNSKFFCYRGLMTCLALTPYENKDPWKIVVILFKGNIYLCARDTEESIRRKKNMTEHEKKCSSWGYKFEQFVLSDKPHLEPNPNIPVDENEEFSLVFTTKLNIHTIVYGAEMDGIHCDLTSVPTPPEPEAGPEAVVQYLSNAHFVELKTSRHIEFPRQETSFRFKTKKWWCQSFLAGIDTILCGYRNDEGIVEELKTFQLRDLVKMSERFWNPNVCFNFLDDFFTYVKRCLAREIKHKCGEQGLNNLQTLPMISLLLEWSPGNPVRVTGAYNNDDDPILPNWFCDDYGKNRDI